A region of Desulfolithobacter dissulfuricans DNA encodes the following proteins:
- a CDS encoding endonuclease/exonuclease/phosphatase family protein has translation MKTERMIGSERFSRMVRRVREVHAFSLPIIFLVMFLVFTSFSSAWSLEPRLSDSVRVMTRNLYLGADIFRIVPALADPDPLAIPEAVAEIYSIMQYTDFVQRAEAVADEIQRYRPDLIGLQEVTTIRRQAPGDFVQGFTAPNAEETVWDYLDILTRALAARNLDYRVAAVVTNADVELPMLTGFDSAGAPTFDDVRLTDHDVILVRGDVDVANPFVYNYTSKIRVPVDDSLWIEFVRGFVAVDATVRGQTYRFVNTHLEVGGLPGDIFSRIQADQMQELLSILAAEDKTVILAGDFNSFPGSDPGSDVPYTQAVDAGYLDTWILRERKADGYTCCFNETLDDPWARLYERIDHIFVLPRGKDVKKVRAKVVGNRIFNMTDEGLWPSDHAGVIVGIRFFRE, from the coding sequence ATGAAAACGGAAAGAATGATTGGGTCTGAGAGATTTAGTCGAATGGTGAGGCGGGTGAGAGAAGTGCATGCTTTCTCGTTGCCGATAATTTTTCTTGTCATGTTCCTGGTGTTTACATCTTTTTCTTCAGCCTGGTCGCTGGAGCCGAGGTTAAGTGACAGTGTCAGGGTCATGACCCGAAATCTTTACCTTGGGGCTGACATCTTCAGAATTGTCCCTGCGCTTGCTGATCCAGATCCTTTGGCAATTCCGGAAGCTGTGGCGGAAATATACAGTATAATGCAGTACACTGATTTTGTGCAGCGGGCCGAGGCTGTCGCCGATGAGATTCAGCGTTACAGGCCGGACCTGATCGGTCTGCAGGAAGTGACCACCATTCGTCGCCAGGCGCCCGGTGATTTCGTGCAAGGTTTCACAGCGCCTAATGCCGAGGAAACGGTCTGGGATTACCTTGATATTCTTACCCGCGCCTTGGCTGCCCGGAATCTGGATTACCGGGTCGCCGCGGTTGTTACCAATGCCGACGTGGAACTGCCGATGTTGACAGGTTTTGATTCCGCCGGCGCGCCGACATTCGATGATGTCCGTCTCACGGATCATGATGTTATTCTGGTCCGCGGTGACGTGGATGTCGCCAATCCCTTTGTCTACAATTATACCAGTAAAATCAGGGTACCTGTGGATGACAGCCTCTGGATTGAATTTGTTCGTGGTTTTGTGGCAGTGGATGCGACCGTCAGGGGACAGACCTATCGTTTCGTAAATACGCACCTGGAAGTAGGGGGGCTGCCGGGTGACATTTTTTCTCGGATCCAGGCCGACCAGATGCAGGAACTTCTGAGTATCTTGGCCGCGGAAGACAAAACCGTCATCCTGGCCGGAGATTTCAACAGTTTTCCCGGGAGTGACCCGGGATCGGACGTGCCATATACCCAGGCTGTAGATGCAGGTTATCTGGACACCTGGATCCTGAGAGAAAGGAAAGCTGATGGTTATACATGCTGTTTCAATGAAACGCTGGATGATCCATGGGCTCGGCTCTACGAGCGGATCGATCATATTTTTGTCCTGCCCAGGGGCAAAGATGTGAAAAAGGTAAGGGCCAAGGTGGTCGGCAACAGGATTTTCAACATGACCGATGAAGGCCTGTGGCCGTCGGATCATGCCGGGGTGATTGTCGGAATAAGGTTTTTCCGGGAATAG
- a CDS encoding efflux transporter outer membrane subunit → MLRKYPLSLPGSLSTIPCHQPIGMQGTVVAVIIFLVTCCLQGCAVTEDFKPPVVSSPDGWRTTLPTNLEASEKKWWEQFQDPVLNDLITAALRNNHYLKIAVARVDEMQGRLRSTTALKYPQLGYDARASRQQKSGNGDLTVIGGDRISSNYLLQLPVSWELDLWGRIARSTEEARAQLLSAAENRKAVVMSLTTDVALNYINLLTLVKKLEVSRDTLKSRKELLDVYLIKKEKGQISNLELAQVLSSYEEIKVLIPEIEYQISIQENYLSLLCGFNPGRIPRGRSLESLGTPDVPAGLPSDLLSRRPDIRQKEQDLVAANARIGIARTKYFPSISLTGLLGYVSKELSELLTGSSNVWSIGSDIAGSLFTGGKISGELQQAHAVYRQVLNDYMWTVQTAFREVNDSLIYLQKQKEQYTELQRYIAVLKDYENFSRIRYETGYLRYLTVLDAQRRLYSAEIKHVQTASNIYAALIKLYKAMGGGWVGLADEMVEK, encoded by the coding sequence ATGTTACGCAAGTATCCACTGTCCCTGCCAGGCAGCCTCTCGACCATCCCCTGCCATCAGCCGATCGGCATGCAAGGTACCGTGGTGGCGGTCATCATCTTTCTGGTGACCTGTTGTCTGCAGGGATGCGCCGTAACTGAAGACTTCAAGCCGCCGGTCGTTTCCTCACCGGACGGATGGCGGACAACTTTGCCTACAAATCTCGAAGCTTCTGAAAAAAAATGGTGGGAACAGTTCCAGGATCCTGTGCTCAATGATCTGATAACCGCTGCGCTCAGGAACAATCACTACCTGAAAATCGCTGTTGCCCGGGTCGACGAGATGCAGGGACGGCTGCGTTCGACAACCGCGCTCAAGTATCCCCAGCTCGGATACGATGCCCGGGCTTCAAGACAGCAGAAAAGCGGGAATGGAGACCTGACAGTTATAGGAGGGGACAGGATTTCGTCGAACTATCTCCTGCAACTTCCGGTCAGCTGGGAGCTCGATCTATGGGGCCGTATCGCCCGGTCCACGGAGGAGGCAAGGGCGCAGCTACTTTCGGCGGCAGAAAACCGCAAGGCTGTGGTGATGAGTCTGACCACCGATGTAGCATTGAACTATATTAACCTGTTGACCCTGGTTAAAAAACTCGAGGTTTCACGCGATACCCTCAAGTCCAGGAAAGAATTACTTGATGTTTACCTGATCAAGAAGGAAAAAGGACAGATATCCAACCTTGAGCTGGCGCAGGTTCTTTCCTCGTACGAAGAAATCAAAGTGCTGATTCCTGAAATAGAATACCAGATTTCTATTCAGGAAAACTACCTCAGCCTGTTGTGCGGATTCAATCCAGGCCGGATTCCAAGGGGTCGCTCGCTGGAATCCCTCGGCACGCCGGATGTCCCGGCCGGCCTGCCCTCGGATCTTCTTTCGCGGCGCCCTGATATTCGGCAGAAAGAACAGGATCTTGTCGCGGCGAACGCCCGCATCGGCATCGCCAGGACAAAATACTTTCCCTCGATCTCGCTGACCGGTTTACTGGGCTATGTGAGCAAGGAACTTTCCGAACTGCTTACCGGTTCTTCCAACGTATGGAGCATTGGTTCGGACATTGCCGGCTCTCTTTTTACAGGAGGAAAAATCAGCGGCGAGCTTCAGCAGGCGCACGCCGTTTACCGTCAGGTGCTCAACGACTACATGTGGACCGTGCAGACGGCCTTCAGGGAAGTCAACGATTCACTGATCTATCTTCAGAAACAGAAGGAACAGTATACCGAGCTGCAACGATACATAGCGGTTCTGAAGGACTATGAAAACTTCTCACGGATCCGCTACGAGACAGGATATCTGCGATACCTTACCGTGCTGGATGCCCAGAGACGCCTTTACTCGGCCGAAATCAAACATGTACAGACAGCAAGCAACATTTACGCCGCTCTCATAAAGCTTTACAAAGCCATGGGTGGAGGATGGGTAGGCCTGGCGGACGAGATGGTAGAAAAATAA
- a CDS encoding extracellular catalytic domain type 1 short-chain-length polyhydroxyalkanoate depolymerase: protein MSYFFRTVMLISALLITSTTGCAATVSSGNGGVAEKKSLQMLVDGETRSFIVYKPSSATTSQAPPLMIVLHGGLGNAAAMERTSGMDNVADKEGFIVVYPNGTGPRYAMRRQVKNRRTWNAGSCCGPAVRFNVDDVAFISNLIDKMQREYGIDPRRVYVAGFSNGAMLAYRLACEIPEKITAIIAVSGTLAVDSCSDKANQVAVLHIHGEMDDNVPYKGGMGHNSRAGVRHRSVEETVRMMTATRDCAPPKVEILHGVIKHTTYTCTSGAPFELITIKNGKHVWPGGHGRRNTPEDGRYISASEAAWNFAKKFTK, encoded by the coding sequence ATGTCGTATTTTTTCAGGACCGTCATGTTGATCTCGGCTCTTCTCATCACGAGTACAACCGGTTGTGCCGCCACTGTCAGCTCCGGGAACGGCGGTGTGGCGGAAAAAAAATCCCTGCAAATGCTTGTCGACGGTGAAACCCGAAGTTTCATCGTCTACAAACCCTCATCTGCGACAACGTCCCAGGCACCGCCTCTCATGATCGTTCTCCATGGAGGGCTTGGCAATGCCGCCGCCATGGAACGGACCAGCGGTATGGACAACGTGGCTGACAAAGAGGGATTTATCGTTGTCTATCCAAATGGCACCGGCCCCAGATATGCCATGCGGAGACAGGTTAAAAACCGGAGAACCTGGAATGCCGGGTCGTGTTGTGGTCCCGCAGTCCGTTTCAATGTGGATGACGTCGCCTTTATCTCCAATCTCATAGACAAAATGCAGCGCGAGTATGGTATCGATCCCCGGCGGGTCTATGTGGCCGGCTTTTCCAACGGTGCCATGCTGGCATACCGACTGGCCTGCGAAATTCCGGAGAAAATTACCGCCATTATCGCTGTATCAGGTACGCTGGCAGTTGACAGTTGCAGTGACAAGGCCAACCAGGTTGCTGTACTCCACATCCACGGAGAAATGGATGACAATGTTCCCTATAAAGGGGGTATGGGTCACAACAGCAGGGCAGGAGTGCGTCATCGTTCGGTCGAGGAAACCGTCAGGATGATGACGGCAACCAGGGACTGCGCCCCACCCAAAGTGGAAATCCTCCACGGTGTGATCAAGCATACTACTTATACCTGCACCAGTGGCGCCCCCTTTGAGCTTATCACTATCAAGAACGGCAAGCATGTCTGGCCGGGCGGCCATGGGCGGCGCAATACCCCGGAAGACGGCCGTTATATTTCCGCCAGCGAGGCTGCATGGAATTTTGCAAAAAAATTCACCAAATAA
- a CDS encoding sulfotransferase family protein, whose product MAPPLFLLAPPRSYTSVINAMIGQHPQTFGLPELNLFNVEHLKDLWRRKPTDNVTQPKRRNGLLRAVAEIYGGEQTAATVHMANHWAAARQERSSGEVYRELADKLDPLIIVEKSPLYSLSLRYLQRILETFPDARFIHLLRHPVAQCKSVMKLNDGIFALWVNALEFRGDRAIIEPQIAWYNINITIMNFLDMVPERNKMRLQGEKLMEQPVRYLRQICQWLEIRDDDAAIDEMMHPERSPFACFGPINALYGNDPNFLRGPSFRQHKPKPPPLEGPLPWRDDGGQLYPEVAELARSFGYC is encoded by the coding sequence ATGGCACCTCCACTTTTTCTGCTGGCCCCGCCACGATCCTACACTTCGGTTATCAACGCCATGATAGGTCAGCATCCGCAGACTTTCGGTCTGCCGGAACTCAACCTTTTCAATGTTGAACACCTCAAGGATCTGTGGCGTCGCAAGCCCACAGACAATGTAACGCAACCAAAGCGCAGAAACGGCCTTCTGCGGGCCGTGGCCGAAATATATGGTGGCGAGCAGACCGCCGCCACAGTACACATGGCGAATCACTGGGCTGCCGCCCGCCAGGAACGTAGCTCCGGAGAAGTCTACAGGGAACTGGCCGATAAGCTCGATCCGCTCATCATTGTCGAGAAAAGTCCACTGTATTCCCTCTCGCTTCGCTACCTGCAGAGGATACTGGAAACATTTCCCGATGCTCGTTTCATCCATCTGCTCCGCCATCCCGTCGCCCAGTGCAAATCGGTGATGAAACTCAACGACGGCATCTTCGCCCTCTGGGTCAACGCGCTGGAATTCCGGGGAGACAGGGCCATCATCGAACCGCAGATCGCGTGGTACAATATCAACATCACCATTATGAATTTTCTGGACATGGTGCCTGAAAGGAACAAGATGCGCCTGCAGGGAGAAAAACTGATGGAACAGCCGGTCCGGTATCTCCGCCAGATCTGTCAATGGCTGGAAATTCGTGACGACGACGCGGCCATCGACGAGATGATGCATCCGGAGCGATCGCCGTTTGCCTGTTTCGGGCCTATAAATGCCCTGTACGGAAATGATCCCAACTTTCTCCGAGGCCCCAGCTTCCGCCAGCACAAGCCGAAACCGCCACCCCTGGAAGGTCCGCTTCCCTGGAGAGACGACGGCGGACAACTTTACCCGGAAGTCGCGGAACTGGCCCGCTCCTTCGGCTACTGCTAG
- a CDS encoding sulfatase-like hydrolase/transferase translates to MANNIVFIIMDSCRYDTFTMADTPNIDRLGAVEKRYSYASWTAPSHYAFTMGMMPHTSPVGVFASTVYKEEFVLWTDRTGLPDISFKDFLPEISLPLVLRKLGYRTVARVSLPVLNKFTLISRDFDDYKLMENHNDFSGMIDEMEFNPDQPHYYFLNLGETHYPYMLNDDQLPHISGVHGVFKSLDNRDRQQGSREKFFDPEQMQMLHRQQVKCVEYLDGQIGRLMDKAPGNTWFIVTSDHGELFGEDGYFGHGPVMHEKCFEVPFVEGLK, encoded by the coding sequence ATGGCAAACAATATTGTATTTATCATCATGGACAGTTGTCGCTACGACACTTTCACGATGGCGGACACACCCAATATCGACCGCCTCGGAGCTGTTGAAAAGCGGTACAGCTATGCCTCCTGGACAGCGCCATCCCACTACGCCTTTACCATGGGGATGATGCCGCATACCAGCCCGGTTGGCGTCTTCGCCTCCACAGTGTACAAGGAAGAATTCGTTCTATGGACAGACAGAACAGGGCTGCCCGATATTTCCTTTAAAGACTTTCTACCGGAAATTTCCCTGCCGCTGGTCCTGAGGAAACTGGGCTACAGAACCGTTGCCCGTGTTTCACTGCCCGTGTTGAATAAATTCACCTTGATCAGCCGCGACTTTGACGATTACAAGCTCATGGAGAACCACAATGATTTCTCCGGCATGATCGACGAAATGGAGTTCAACCCGGACCAGCCGCACTACTATTTCCTCAATCTCGGGGAGACGCATTATCCGTACATGCTCAATGACGACCAACTGCCTCATATCTCCGGCGTCCACGGGGTCTTCAAATCCCTGGACAACAGGGACCGGCAACAGGGTTCCCGTGAAAAATTCTTTGATCCGGAACAGATGCAAATGCTGCACAGGCAGCAGGTCAAATGCGTCGAGTATCTGGACGGGCAGATCGGGAGGCTCATGGATAAGGCACCCGGGAATACCTGGTTTATCGTCACCTCGGACCATGGTGAGCTCTTTGGCGAGGACGGCTATTTCGGCCACGGTCCGGTGATGCACGAAAAGTGTTTCGAGGTTCCGTTTGTGGAAGGTCTGAAATAA
- a CDS encoding HlyD family secretion protein — MGEEAKKVAVPALLKKHLQAFRVDDGQQQTYIIRDKNTRQSHYFEPWQFFVLEVLVGCEDFKKLSSVFEDRFGRPLTIDEAEKLFDEIEEKKLFRIQAFSHPILEELKTRKGSQASAASTGKTVSDEELPAGIKDVAGMDDTVAFRGFKIFDPGPLLKILAPIVAPLRYSIYLLPTLFLVSLYIATKYFVLIEHDIGFVLDNITFLEHILLGMITVNLAVTVTTAFVAHSFRATVHAVCLVFYFFFLPRFMLRIGHVQQLSRRERIWLHATPLVVRIALFSLGILLWYITRGQGTGQSLFGLSLATISGVSFLITANPLIKSSGYYLLSAFANEPYLKEKAYKTLLNKLHGRVYTSADNTILSAYALLSILCLLTVITVGVYFVGHILKIQIGPAGIIVTAVLFLFVCYRIWRQLKKITEQYERTVQFERWRKRLAPDNSDSIVPGRQRNITRSVVWTSIVFITALLLMVPCRYNPGGNFVIIPGKQQEITSNYPGIIKEVYFNGGETVTADTPIAVLDSSEFEYQRNLYAYKVKEQAAIIENMKAKPRPEEHLLALRSLEVEKTKVRFSEAKLQRARELFQKEAISLEELADIEKQYNVDKMQEEERTANLALTDAGVAPEELEAATAKLQRFKEMRDYYQRLIDQAVLRMPFTGTLTTLHLKQKIGSFLEKGEPFALAENTESVTAQINIPEVDIDFVQTGAEAELRPLAYENMEFHGTVTNIGPDVTEEQFGKFISVMVRLENHDGAIKSGMTGYAKIQSSELPLWNILSMGLRRFARIEVWSWLP, encoded by the coding sequence GTGGGTGAAGAAGCGAAAAAAGTTGCTGTTCCCGCACTGCTGAAAAAGCACCTGCAGGCCTTCCGGGTCGATGACGGGCAGCAACAGACCTATATCATACGGGACAAGAACACACGGCAGTCTCACTATTTTGAACCCTGGCAGTTTTTCGTCCTCGAGGTGCTGGTCGGCTGCGAGGACTTCAAAAAACTTTCCTCTGTATTCGAAGACCGATTCGGCCGACCACTCACCATCGACGAGGCCGAAAAACTCTTCGATGAAATCGAAGAAAAAAAGCTTTTCAGGATACAGGCCTTTTCTCATCCTATCCTTGAGGAGTTAAAGACGAGAAAGGGGAGCCAGGCTTCCGCCGCGAGTACCGGAAAAACGGTTTCCGACGAGGAATTGCCGGCCGGAATCAAGGATGTCGCCGGCATGGACGATACTGTCGCCTTCCGGGGATTCAAGATTTTCGATCCCGGTCCGTTGCTCAAGATACTGGCACCGATTGTCGCACCTCTACGGTACTCTATCTATCTGCTGCCGACCCTTTTTCTTGTGTCGCTCTATATCGCGACGAAATACTTTGTCCTGATCGAACACGATATCGGCTTTGTACTCGATAATATCACCTTTCTGGAGCACATCCTCCTGGGCATGATCACAGTGAACCTCGCTGTGACGGTTACAACCGCATTCGTGGCCCATTCCTTTCGCGCCACTGTACATGCCGTCTGCCTTGTTTTTTATTTCTTCTTCCTGCCCCGGTTCATGCTCCGGATCGGCCATGTTCAGCAGCTCAGCAGGCGTGAACGGATATGGCTGCATGCCACTCCCCTCGTGGTCCGGATCGCCCTCTTCAGCCTCGGCATCCTGCTGTGGTACATCACCAGGGGACAGGGGACCGGGCAATCATTGTTCGGGCTTTCCCTGGCCACGATCAGTGGTGTATCTTTCCTCATTACCGCCAACCCTCTTATAAAGAGCAGCGGCTACTATCTGTTATCGGCCTTTGCCAACGAACCGTATCTCAAGGAAAAGGCGTACAAAACCCTGCTGAACAAACTGCATGGACGGGTTTACACCTCGGCGGACAACACCATTCTCAGCGCCTATGCCCTGCTGTCCATACTCTGCCTGCTGACGGTGATTACCGTCGGCGTGTACTTTGTCGGTCACATCCTCAAGATACAGATAGGACCAGCCGGAATAATCGTAACAGCCGTTCTCTTTTTGTTTGTCTGTTACAGAATATGGCGACAGCTCAAGAAAATAACCGAACAGTACGAACGCACCGTTCAATTTGAACGATGGCGAAAGCGCCTTGCTCCTGACAACAGTGACAGTATCGTCCCCGGTCGCCAGAGAAATATCACCAGGTCGGTGGTCTGGACTTCAATCGTCTTCATAACCGCTCTACTGCTGATGGTGCCCTGCAGGTACAATCCGGGCGGAAACTTCGTCATCATCCCCGGCAAACAGCAGGAGATCACCTCGAACTATCCCGGCATCATCAAGGAAGTGTATTTCAACGGCGGAGAGACGGTTACCGCCGACACGCCCATCGCGGTTCTTGACTCCTCTGAATTCGAGTACCAGCGAAACCTGTATGCCTACAAGGTGAAGGAACAGGCGGCAATCATCGAGAACATGAAAGCCAAGCCCCGTCCGGAAGAACACCTCCTGGCTCTGAGAAGTCTTGAGGTCGAAAAGACCAAGGTCAGATTCAGCGAGGCAAAATTACAGCGGGCAAGAGAACTGTTCCAGAAAGAGGCTATTTCCCTGGAAGAGCTTGCCGATATAGAAAAACAGTATAATGTTGACAAGATGCAGGAAGAAGAGCGCACCGCCAATCTGGCCCTGACCGATGCCGGTGTTGCTCCCGAAGAACTTGAGGCAGCCACTGCCAAGCTGCAGCGGTTCAAGGAAATGCGCGACTACTACCAGAGATTGATCGACCAGGCTGTCCTGCGCATGCCATTTACCGGCACACTGACCACCCTGCACCTGAAGCAGAAAATCGGCAGTTTTCTTGAGAAAGGAGAGCCTTTTGCTCTGGCCGAAAATACCGAGAGCGTGACTGCCCAGATCAATATCCCCGAGGTTGACATAGATTTCGTCCAAACCGGTGCAGAGGCCGAGCTCCGTCCTTTGGCCTATGAAAATATGGAATTTCATGGCACAGTTACAAACATTGGGCCCGACGTCACAGAAGAGCAGTTCGGAAAATTCATAAGCGTTATGGTTAGGTTGGAAAATCACGACGGCGCCATAAAATCGGGCATGACAGGCTACGCCAAGATACAGAGCTCTGAACTTCCCCTGTGGAACATCCTGTCCATGGGGCTGAGGAGATTTGCGAGAATAGAAGTGTGGTCCTGGCTGCCATAG
- a CDS encoding alpha/beta fold hydrolase, translated as MPSAEINGIKLNYMRIECTANEAAEELVLIHGLATSLAFWCPHYVEEFRASFHVTLYDLRGHGRSSVPQGGYTPDSMARDLAGLLEFLGIEKAHFLAHSYGGAVALCHACRRPDSVASLVLADTHLWEGRKNANRFPWKQGRDIATLLNRFNIPIDSEDPFFGYHLLTVIARMKAGQASFAPEIKQALGPLICRFDRRTALKWLQLVATEAAEKEIMAPDGLCADRLSRLELPLMAMYGEHSQALPTMHFLKDVWPQADFHIFRNAGHFFPLSRQDEVVETCHLFWSKSQSPPLAPLRQHLVY; from the coding sequence ATGCCCTCAGCGGAAATAAATGGAATAAAGCTCAATTACATGCGAATTGAGTGCACAGCCAACGAGGCGGCCGAGGAACTGGTTCTGATACATGGACTGGCCACCAGCCTGGCTTTCTGGTGCCCTCACTACGTGGAGGAATTCAGGGCCAGCTTCCATGTCACCCTGTACGATCTGAGGGGACATGGAAGGTCCTCTGTACCACAAGGGGGCTACACACCCGACAGTATGGCCAGGGACCTGGCAGGGCTACTGGAATTTCTCGGTATCGAGAAAGCGCATTTTCTCGCCCACAGCTACGGCGGGGCTGTTGCCTTGTGCCACGCCTGCCGCCGGCCCGACTCTGTTGCCAGCCTGGTCCTTGCCGACACCCATCTCTGGGAAGGCAGAAAGAATGCGAATCGGTTCCCCTGGAAACAGGGCCGTGATATCGCGACCTTGCTGAACAGATTCAACATCCCCATTGACAGCGAGGATCCTTTTTTCGGCTATCATCTACTGACGGTGATCGCCAGGATGAAAGCCGGCCAGGCCAGTTTTGCTCCTGAAATCAAGCAGGCCCTTGGGCCTCTTATCTGCCGCTTCGACAGACGAACCGCTTTGAAATGGCTCCAGCTTGTTGCAACAGAAGCGGCGGAAAAAGAAATAATGGCGCCCGACGGGCTTTGCGCAGACAGATTGTCCCGGCTGGAACTTCCCCTAATGGCCATGTACGGAGAACATTCCCAGGCGTTGCCCACGATGCATTTTCTCAAGGATGTCTGGCCGCAGGCGGATTTCCATATTTTCCGCAACGCAGGCCACTTCTTTCCCCTGTCCCGCCAGGATGAAGTGGTTGAAACCTGTCATCTTTTCTGGAGCAAATCGCAGTCCCCTCCCCTTGCGCCCCTGCGCCAGCACCTCGTATATTGA
- a CDS encoding alkaline phosphatase family protein: protein MGTKTLLIGLDGATFTILDSLTAQHGEEEVTMPFLASLYRKGSRGILRSTPNPLTPPAWVSLMTGYSPGHHGIYDFIRSEEADNDIFFTLYDARDCRVETIWSLASRAGQRIVALNFPFTAPPPDDINGVMIPGFIPWRHLRNNTTPKDLYDRLRQDLPDFNPRELAWDFELEKKAVTELSATEREDWIRYHLPRERLWFSIAKYLMETEQPDLMAVMFDGVDKIQHQAWHFLDPTVQETDRDEYYHRMRSLCLEYFRNLDGYIQELVTAAGPDAQVFLVSDHGFTTTYEVVRINTYLHEKGYLKWKEMPDTEAAKRREESMFANLDWSGTTAYCSTPSSNGITIRVARNPGDPGVPEQEYERFREQLIEDLRELRDPATGERIITGIHKREEVFSGPAMADAPDLLLVLRDFGFVSIKNKKPVVQPREEVAGTHHPEGILIACGRGIRENETVAPCDIVDAGALLLYSLGLKVPRNMEGRVPENLFTDSQLQDHPVCLGDPTVLEKKETGADKMSEDEKERLLEQLKMLGYME, encoded by the coding sequence ATGGGAACAAAAACACTGCTGATCGGTCTTGACGGCGCCACTTTCACCATTCTGGACTCTCTGACCGCCCAGCATGGAGAAGAGGAAGTAACCATGCCTTTTCTGGCATCCCTGTACAGAAAAGGATCCCGAGGTATCCTCCGGTCCACGCCCAATCCCCTCACCCCGCCTGCCTGGGTATCCCTGATGACAGGGTACTCTCCGGGACATCATGGCATCTACGATTTCATCCGCTCCGAAGAAGCTGACAACGATATTTTTTTCACGCTCTACGATGCGAGAGACTGCAGGGTCGAAACCATCTGGTCCCTGGCCAGCAGGGCCGGCCAACGTATTGTGGCCCTGAATTTTCCCTTTACGGCCCCGCCTCCCGACGACATCAACGGGGTAATGATTCCCGGATTTATTCCGTGGCGCCACCTCAGAAACAACACAACCCCCAAAGATCTTTACGACCGGCTGCGCCAGGACCTGCCTGATTTCAATCCCCGGGAACTGGCATGGGATTTCGAACTTGAAAAAAAGGCGGTCACCGAACTTTCCGCCACAGAGAGAGAAGACTGGATACGCTACCATCTTCCCCGGGAACGCCTCTGGTTCTCCATTGCGAAATATCTGATGGAAACAGAGCAACCAGATCTCATGGCAGTAATGTTCGATGGTGTTGACAAGATACAGCACCAGGCCTGGCATTTTCTCGATCCAACAGTGCAGGAGACAGACAGGGATGAATATTATCACCGCATGCGATCCCTCTGCCTGGAATACTTCCGGAACCTCGACGGATACATCCAGGAGCTCGTGACCGCGGCCGGCCCGGATGCGCAGGTATTTCTGGTCTCGGATCACGGTTTCACGACAACCTACGAGGTCGTGCGCATCAACACCTATCTGCATGAGAAGGGATACCTTAAGTGGAAAGAAATGCCCGACACCGAAGCTGCGAAAAGGCGCGAGGAGAGCATGTTCGCCAACCTGGACTGGTCAGGAACCACCGCCTACTGCAGCACACCCTCCAGCAACGGCATTACGATCCGGGTCGCCCGGAACCCCGGAGATCCGGGAGTGCCGGAACAGGAATATGAACGCTTCAGGGAACAACTCATCGAGGATCTCCGGGAATTGCGCGATCCGGCCACCGGCGAACGGATCATCACCGGGATCCATAAACGCGAGGAGGTATTTTCCGGCCCGGCCATGGCCGACGCCCCGGACCTCCTGCTGGTCCTGAGGGATTTCGGTTTTGTATCCATAAAAAATAAAAAACCGGTGGTGCAGCCGCGGGAAGAAGTTGCCGGCACCCATCATCCAGAAGGGATCCTCATTGCCTGCGGCAGAGGAATCAGGGAAAATGAAACTGTAGCTCCATGCGATATTGTCGATGCCGGCGCGTTACTGTTGTACAGCCTCGGCCTGAAGGTACCGCGGAACATGGAAGGGCGGGTGCCTGAAAATTTGTTCACCGACTCCCAACTGCAGGACCATCCCGTATGCCTCGGGGATCCGACCGTGCTGGAGAAAAAGGAAACAGGAGCGGACAAGATGTCCGAAGACGAGAAAGAACGGCTTTTGGAACAGCTCAAAATGCTGGGCTACATGGAGTGA
- a CDS encoding acyl carrier protein produces the protein MSSTNRENVEKSLIEIIEDLVQDWGLDLADGISGRTSLVEDLDFASVDIIQLCVAIEQFYGKKIGFQSLLMEDGSYVSDLTVSQIADYVAQRV, from the coding sequence ATGTCATCTACCAACAGAGAAAACGTCGAAAAATCACTGATTGAAATAATCGAGGATCTTGTTCAGGACTGGGGACTTGACCTGGCCGATGGAATATCGGGCCGGACGTCCCTGGTCGAAGACCTTGATTTCGCATCGGTCGATATTATCCAGCTGTGTGTCGCTATTGAACAGTTCTACGGCAAAAAAATAGGCTTTCAGTCCCTGCTGATGGAAGACGGAAGTTATGTATCTGACCTGACGGTCAGCCAGATCGCCGATTATGTGGCACAGAGGGTATAA